Genomic DNA from Fibrobacter sp. UBA4297:
GATTGCTATTCTCGGTTACGGTAACCTGGGTCGCGGTGTGGAATGCGCCGTGAAGCAGGCTCCGGATATGGAACTGGTCGCCGTTTTCACGCGTCGTGACCCCTCTACGGTCAAGATCCAGACGGCGGGCGTTCCGGTACTGAATGTTTCTGAAATGGAAGCCTGGAAGGATAAGGTGGATCTGCTCATCATCTGTGGCGGCTCCGCTACGGACCTGCCGGTGCTTACCCCGAAGTACGCCGCCATGTTCAACGTGATCGACTCCTTTGACACGCACGCCAAGATTCCGCAGCACTTCGCCGCTGTTGACGCTGCCGCCAAGGCCGCCGGCAACATCGCGATGATTTCTGTGGGTTGGGACCCGGGCATGTTCAGCCTGAACCGTGTTTATGCCCAGTCCATCCTTCCGGAAGGCAAGGACTACACGTTCTGGGGCAAGGGCGTTAGCCAGGGCCACAGCGACGCTGTCCGCCGCATCAAGGGCGTGAAGAACGCGAAGCAGTACACCTGCCCGGTGGAAGCTGCTCTCGAAGCTGTCCGTAGCGGTTCTATGCCGGAACTCACCACGCGCCAGAAGCACACTCGTCTCGTTTACGTGGTGGCCGAAGAAGGTGCCGACAAGGCCTATATCGAAAACGCCATCAAGACGATGCCGAACTACTTCGACGAATACGACACGACAGTCAACTTCATCAGCGAAGAAGAATTCAACAAGAACCACAGCGGACTGGCTCACGGCGGTTTCGTGATTCGTACCGGCAAGACCGGCATGAACTTGGAACACACGCACGTGATTGAATACAGCCTGAAGCTCGATTCCAACCCGGAATTCACGACGAGCGTTCTCGTTGCTTACGCCCGCGCAGCACTCCGTATGAAGGCTAACGGCCAGACTGGTTGTAAGACCGTTCTTGACGTTCCGCCTGCATACCTTAGCACTCTGAGCGACGAAGACCTCCGCGCTCACTGCTTGTAGTCGCCTACGGCTCACGGAACCGCCCCTGTTTGATGACAGGGGCTTTTTGTTTTTTAAATCTACTTTGTAAAATTTTAATCGGCTCTGTAGCGCTCTTTTTCAATGATCATTTTTTGTATCTTGTTTATTTGCATGGACTTATGGTTTTGTTTTTGCAAAAATGCTCAAAGAATCAGATTTTACAATCGTTTTTTGCAGATACAGATGAGACGATTGTGTATGTTTTTTTGAAGTTTTTTTCAAATCAAACTAACATTTCATTATTATATTTCTCACACATCGTGGGTTAATTCTGCCCCTAAGTTTTAAATCAAAGGACTAAAATGAAACGTCTCTCTCTCATTGCTATGGCTCTTGTAGTCTCCGGCCTCGTCGCTTGCAACCAAGCTTCCGCTGGCGGTTCGTTCAACCAGCAGGCTCGCCTGGATAACCTCGAAAAGGATTTCAAGCAGGTCAAGGAAGAATTTGAAATCATCAAGTACGCTCTCGACAAGCGCGGCATCTCCCTCGAACAGGCCCGTGCCGAAATGGAAGCCGACAACAAGGTCTGGGACATCCCGGACGAAGATAGCCCGGTCTTTGGCAACACCAAGAACCCGAAGCTCACGATTGTCGAATTCACCGAATTCCAGTGCCCGTACTGCTCTCGTATCGCACCGGCAATGCAGGAACTCAACAAGAAGTATCCGAACGAAATCAAGTTCATCTATAAGCACTTCCCGCTTAGCTTCCACTCCAATGCCAAGGCTGCTGCCGCTGCTTCTATTGCAGCACAGAAGCAGGGCAAGTTCTGGGAATTCCGTTACGCTCTCGCACCGCATTCCCGTGAACTCGGCGATTCCATTTATCTCGCTGTAGCTAAGGAAGTCGGCCTCAACATCGAACAGTTCAAGAAGGACATGGTGCTCGATTCCGCTATGAGCGCTCGCATCGACAAGGACTTCCAGTTGGGCGTCAAGGTCGGCGTTCAGGGAACTCCGAACTTCTACATCAACGGCAAGCGTCAGGACCGTTTCAGCCCGGATCTCGTCGAAAAGATGTTGAAGGAAACCAAGTAACTACGTTTTCAGGCGTGCACGTTAAATTGATTGACGTGTGCGCTTTTTAATTTCCAAGTTTGTAATTTAAATTCAAAAAAACAACAAAAGGATGCACATTATGATTAAGCAATCATTGAAAGTTGCCTCGCTCGCCGTCCTCGGCTTGAGTGTCACAGCTGCAATGGCTCAGCCGAAACGTCCGCATCTGGCTGTGTACAAGTTCTTCGATGAACAGTACCGTCCGGGTGGATACGATTACGCTTACGGTGGCACGAGCAAGGGTGTTACTATCACCAAGTCTGGTGGTTACAAGTCTAAGGCAGCCCTCAACATCAAGTTGGACCCGAAGGAATACTCCGGTGCGTCCATCTGCCTTTACAACGAATTCTTTGACTTGAACAAGTACATGCTCGATTCCAAGGTCGAATTCATGATCAAGGGCAAGCATGGTGGCGAAGCCGTTAAGGTCGGCCTCCTCGACGAAGAAGTTTCTGACGGCAAGAAGACTCAGGTCGTGCTTCCGATGAACAAGTACATCGAAGGTGGCACCGTGACGACGGATTGGAAGAAGGTTTCCATTCCTCTCGTGGACTTCCCGGACCGTGGTCTCTACTGGGACAACACCCGCAAGTCCGAATTCCCGGCTCGTATCGACTGGGACAAGATTGCTGAAATCCGTTTCTCCATTGACAAGAGCGCTGCAAGCGAATTCGAAGTCTGGGTCGACAACATCGAAATCGTGAAGGGCAACAAGAAGGCAGCCCCGAAGAAGCAGATTGTCTACTGGGACGAAAACAACGACATCATCGATGGTCCGAAGAATCCGGAAAAGCTCGATGGCAAGGCCAAGACGCTCGCTACGTTCTATGACAACCAGGTCAAGGGCTTCTCTTACAGCTACGGTGGTCTTACTGCTCAGCGTGAAGCTCAGTCCAAGACTCCGGGCAACAAGAACGTGCTCGCCATGTACATCGATAACAACGACTGGTCTGGCGTGACCTACTCTCTCGGTGAAGGCAAGTTCATTGACCTTTCCAAGGTTCGCGACAAGGGCGGTCTCTACTTCTGGATCAAGGGTAAGCTCGGTGGCGAAAAGCTCTATGTCGGTATCCTCGACAACCAGGGCAACGACATCAAGAGCCAGACCAAGGTCGGCCTCAACGACTGGATCAAGGTCTCCAAGGATTGGCAGCTCGCCAAGATTCCTCTCAAGCGCTTCACCGACAAGGGTAAGGCTTGGGACGCTAACAAGTCCGCTGAAGTCGCTAAGGACATCAAGTGGGACAAGATTCAGGAAATCCGCTTCTCTGTCGGTAAGGGCGAAAACGCAGGCGAACCGGGCAAGCCGGCTCCTGTGACGGTCTTCGTGGACCAGATTACCTTCACGTCCAACATCGACTGGGTGGACCCGGATCTCAAGTGGGATTCCTTCAAGTCCAACGCTCCGGACTACGTGATTTCCGACTTCGAAGGCAAGTTTGCTAAGGACAAGTGGGAACCGTCCACCGGTCCGAAGTCTC
This window encodes:
- a CDS encoding diaminopimelate dehydrogenase produces the protein MAKIAILGYGNLGRGVECAVKQAPDMELVAVFTRRDPSTVKIQTAGVPVLNVSEMEAWKDKVDLLIICGGSATDLPVLTPKYAAMFNVIDSFDTHAKIPQHFAAVDAAAKAAGNIAMISVGWDPGMFSLNRVYAQSILPEGKDYTFWGKGVSQGHSDAVRRIKGVKNAKQYTCPVEAALEAVRSGSMPELTTRQKHTRLVYVVAEEGADKAYIENAIKTMPNYFDEYDTTVNFISEEEFNKNHSGLAHGGFVIRTGKTGMNLEHTHVIEYSLKLDSNPEFTTSVLVAYARAALRMKANGQTGCKTVLDVPPAYLSTLSDEDLRAHCL
- a CDS encoding DsbA family protein translates to MKRLSLIAMALVVSGLVACNQASAGGSFNQQARLDNLEKDFKQVKEEFEIIKYALDKRGISLEQARAEMEADNKVWDIPDEDSPVFGNTKNPKLTIVEFTEFQCPYCSRIAPAMQELNKKYPNEIKFIYKHFPLSFHSNAKAAAAASIAAQKQGKFWEFRYALAPHSRELGDSIYLAVAKEVGLNIEQFKKDMVLDSAMSARIDKDFQLGVKVGVQGTPNFYINGKRQDRFSPDLVEKMLKETK